A window of the Brassica napus cultivar Da-Ae chromosome C5, Da-Ae, whole genome shotgun sequence genome harbors these coding sequences:
- the LOC106396903 gene encoding WD repeat-containing protein PCN-like, which translates to MFEYRCSSIDWKPSPIVALATSPDGSQVAAAREDGSLELWLVSPGAFSWHCQLIIHGDPKSRISYIAWIGVGSKGSSRLLSSSIDGTISEWDLFDLKHKVVLDSIGVSIWQMAVAPPSAEAGAKGPELIQNGYLTEKSDDEEESGTEDELGAKSEVCDRHLAAACDDGCVRIYSVSESDKLTYYRSLPRVSGRALSVTWSLDAQRIFSGSSDGLIRCWDANLGHEVYRITVGLGGLGNGSELCIWSLLALRCGVLVSGDSTGTVQFWDSQHGTLLQAHSNHKGDVNALAAAPSHDRVFSAGADGQLILYKLAGGTFKSQDLKPSSTMKWDYISCARAHTHDIRALTVAVPISSEGTFPDRYAKRKSRKQRKKDKPTGFSYHKWAHLGAPMLISAGDDAKLFAYSVQEFTKFSPHDICPAPQRVPMQMVHNTVFNQTSLLMVQESCSLDILRIHISSDCSGRVSTKPLVRVKSKDARKIICSAISNTGSLFAYSDQIRPSLFELEKSKLGKNPWSPNRKRLPSLPFAHSMVFSCDSSRLIIAGHDRKIYIVEIDNMELLDTLTPRQEGQENDSPPPREPPITKMYTSSDDHWLAAINCFGDIYVFDLETQKQHWFMSRLDGASVAAAGFHPRDNNMLVISTSSNQVFALDVEARELGNWSLQHTFYLPKSFQEFTGEVVGLSFSPSPSSSSVIIYSSRAKCLIEFGKPTEQGVEMDLTFGSVGLEKLGSGNRKRRLEEYKKESKKGKERETFEMGTWKHPVLYLRHLSKSATLVVEKPWIEVVKGLDSQPVHRHIFGT; encoded by the exons ATGTTTGAGTACCGTTGTAGCTCCATCGATTGGAAGCCATCTCCAATCGTAGCTCTTGCTACCAGCCCCGACGGTTCTCAGGTCGCCGCAGCTCGCGAGGACGGTTCTCTCGAGCTCTGGCTCGTCTCTCCCGGTGCTTTCTCCTGGCACTGTCAACTC ATCATCCATGGAGATCCAAAATCGAGAATCTCGTACATTGCCTGGATTGGTGTTGGTTCTAAAGGTTCCTCTAGGTTACTTTCGTCTAGCATAGATGGCACGATTTCAGAGTGGGATCTTTTTGACTTGAAGCACAAG GTTGTCTTGGATTCAATTGGAGTATCAATCTGGCAAATGGCTGTGGCTCCTCCCTCCGCTGAAGCCGGAGCTAAAGGACCTGAGCTGATTCAGAATGGATACTTGACTGAAAAATCAGATGACGAGGAAGAAAGTGGAACTGAAGATGAGCTTGGAGCGAAATCAGAGGTCTGTGATAGGCATCTTGCAGCTGCCTGTGATGATGGCTGCGTGAGGATATACTCCGTCTCTGAATCCGACAAGTTAACTTACTATAGATCGTTGCCTCGGGTCAGTG GCCGTGCTTTAAGTGTGACGTGGAGTTTGGATGCACAGAGAATCTTTTCTGGCAGTAGTGATGG aTTGATAAGATGCTGGGATGCTAACCTCGGCCATGAGGTATATAGAATTACAGTTGGACTTGGAGGACTTGGAAATGGGTCTGAGCTCTGCATTTGGTCACTTCTTGCGTTGAG ATGTGGAGTTCTCGTCAGCGGAGACAGTACAGGAACTGTCCAGTTTTGGGATAGCCAGCATGGAACTCTTTTGCAGGCGCATTCTAATCACAAGGGTGATGTCAATGCTCTTGCCGCAGCCCCTAGTCATGACCGCGTGTTTTCTGCAGGTGCCGATGGACAG CTTATTCTATATAAGCTCGCTGGTGGTACATTTAAATCACAAGATTTGAAACCTTCTTCCACCATGAAGTGGGATTATATTAGTTGTGCTAGGGCTCATACGCATGACATCAGAGCTCTTACTGTGGCAGTGCCAATAAGTTCCGAAG GCACTTTTCCAGACAGGTATGCAAAGAGGAAAAGTCGTAAACAGCGCAAGAAGGACAAGCCGACTGGTTTCAGTTATCATAAGTGGGCACACTTGGGGGCTCCAATGCTCATTTCAGCTGGTGATGATGCGAAGCTTTTTGCATACTCGGTTCAAGAGTTTACTAAGTTCTCTCCACATGATATATGTCCTGCACCTCAGAGAGTACCTATGCAGATGGTACATAACACAGTGTTCAATCAGACTTCTCTTCTCATGGTTCAAGAATCTTGTTCTTTAGATATTCTTCGTATTCACATAAGCAGTGATTGTAGTGGGCGTGTCTCCACTAAGCCATTAGTTCGTGTTAAAAGTAAAGATGCCCGGAAGATCATATGCAGTGCAATTTCTAACACAGGATCACTTTTTGCGTATTCTGACCAAATTCGCCCAAGCCTGTTTGAGTTGGAGAAAAGTAAACTTGGAAAGAATCCATGGAGCCCCAACAGAAAGCGACTTCCCAGTCTTCCATTTGCTCATTCAATGGTCTTCAGCTGTGACTCCTCTCGGCTGATAATAGCTGGGCATGATAGAAAGATATAT ATTGTTGAAATTGATAACATGGAGCTATTAGATACTCTTACTCCACGCCAGGAAGGCCAGGAAAATGATTCTCCTCCTCCTCGTGAGCCTccaattacaaaaatgtatacTAGCTCAGATGATCATTGGCTAGCTGCTATCAACTGCTTTGGGGACATTTATGTGTTCGACCTGGAAACACAGAA GCAGCACTGGTTCATGTCAAGGCTCGATGGTGCATCTGTTGCAGCCGCTGGTTTTCATCCCAGGGACAATAACATGCTTGTGATCTCGACCTCTTCAAACCAGGTCTTTGCATTGGACGTGGAGGCTAGAGAGTTGGGCAACTGGTCGTTGCAGCATACTTTTTATTTGCCAAAGAGCTTCCAAGAGTTTACTGGTGAGGTCGTAGGGCTATCATTCTCCCCATCACCAAGCTCATCATCTGTAATCATTTATAGCTCCAG AGCAAAGTGTTTGATTGAGTTTGGGAAGCCGACAGAACAAGGCGTAGAGATGGATTTGACATTCGGCAGCGTTGGATTGGAGAAACTGGGAAGCGGGAACAGAAAGCGTAGGTTGGAGGAATataaaaaagagagcaagaaggGTAAGGAGAGAGAGACGTTTGAAATGGGAACTTGGAAGCATCCGGTTTTATATCTAAGACATCTATCAAAAAGTGCAACATTGGTGGTAGAGAAACCATGGATAGAAGTTGTCAAGGGTTTAGATTCACAGCCAGTTCACAGGCATATATTTGGGACATAA
- the LOC106357842 gene encoding uncharacterized protein LOC106357842, protein MIKILSPHNSHSTTTTTLKTAEILSKYRPIAPKPGTSQVINENDSSSSSMSHKISQSPYLRNLWPQLQARPTRTRKRGRGGMGPTSPLSLKRHKPSSSSASTTTTTPQRVFGPIKTLSFQAFSHAGIPNLAKVGYALENGGSPALVTLPLLQCSPSKCMEPEIKGVIDLNKTAEVIQERDFLKQLQEPIITTTTSRVIAPQAIRPVCSRINVACINPLTNPSRTIKKSPQDVEEEFESDDVPAIISDSNNRVRLVNSAYKEMMGQPECLWLDSMVRGKRICGEVMIRCCEAKIPENNGFSCWVRIEWGRDGKEEFVHAFCDVMKLECDSKDYVFTWRFHTTTRENLSTKLSCLA, encoded by the coding sequence ATGATAAAGATACTCAGCCCTCATAACTCTCACTCGACCACCACCACAACTCTTAAAACAGCTGAGATCTTGTCCAAGTACAGACCTATTGCTCCTAAGCCAGGGACGAGTCAAGTTATTAACGAAAAtgactcttcttcttcctctatgtcTCACAAGATTAGCCAATCTCCTTACCTTCGTAACCTCTGGCCTCAGCTTCAAGCTCGTCCTACTAGAACCCGCAAGCGAGGCCGAGGTGGCATGGGTCCAACGTCTCCTCTTTCGTTGAAGAGACACAAGCCGTCGTCATCATCTGCTTCTACCACCACTACTACTCCACAACGCGTGTTTGGTCCTATTAAAACTCTTTCGTTTCAGGCTTTCTCTCACGCTGGGATACCTAACCTGGCAAAAGTTGGCTACGCGTTGGAGAATGGTGGCTCTCCTGCTTTGGTGACTCTGCCTCTTCTTCAATGCTCTCCTTCCAAATGCATGGAGCCAGAGATCAAAGGTGTCATTGATCTAAACAAGACCGCTGAAGTGATACAGGAGAGAGATTTCTTGAAGCAACTTCAAGAACCTATCATCACAACAACCACAAGCAGAGTGATAGCACCGCAGGCCATAAGACCCGTTTGCTCAAGGATCAACGTAGCATGCATAAATCCACTAACCAACCCATCTCGAACCATCAAGAAGTCACCACAAGATGTGGAAGAGGAGTTCGAATCCGATGACGTACCAGCCATAATCTCGGACTCCAACAACAGAGTCAGGCTAGTGAACTCAGCGTACAAGGAAATGATGGGGCAGCCTGAGTGCTTGTGGCTTGACTCGATGGTTAGAGGGAAGAGGATCTGTGGGGAAGTGATGATCCGTTGCTGTGAAGCCAAGATTCCGGAGAACAATGGGTTCTCTTGCTGGGTGAGGATAGAGTGGGGGAGAGACGGTAAGGAGGAGTTTGTGCATGCCTTCTGCGATGTGATGAAGCTTGAGTGTGATTCCAAGGATTACGTCTTTACGTGGAGGTTTCACACAACCACAAGAGAGAACTTGTCGACCAAGCTGTCATGCTTAGCTTAG
- the LOC106357844 gene encoding protein KINESIN LIGHT CHAIN-RELATED 3-like has product MEGGGGGSANELNGDSSADIAFDTTIEELCNNLCELQSSNQSPSRHSFGSYGDDESKIDSDLQHLALGEVHDLDITEDEEGEGEKEVAKPEDFDMARPPSAATKSTSSKLDTEKQVGKKNPNRPSSGLGNGARKKKAGTAKSQNGNEEPSSENVELARFLLNQARNLVSSGENINKALELTLRADKLFEASANNGKPCLEWIMCFHVTAAIHCRLKEYNEAIPLLERSIEIPVLEEGEEHALAKFAGLMQLGDTYAMVGQLENSISCYTEGLKIQTKVLGDNDPRVGETCRYLAEALVQALRFDEAENVCQTALSIHRENGLPASLAEAADRRLMGLICETKGDHENALEHLVLASMAMAANGQESEVAFVDSSIGDSYLSLSRFDEAICAYQKSLTALKTAKGENHPAVGSVYIRLADLYNRTGKVREAKSYCDNALRIYESHSLEISPEEIASGLTDISVICESMNEVEQAVTLLQKALKIYTDSPGQKMMIAGIEAQMGVLYYMMGKYLESYNTFKRAVSKLRATGKKQSTFFGIALNQMGLACVQLDAIEEAVELFEEAKCILEQECGPYHPETLGLYNNLAGAYDAIGRLDDAIELLGHVVGVREEKLGTANPGTEEEKRRLVQLLKEAGKVTGRKAKSLQTLIDSDLMTSSALR; this is encoded by the exons atggaaggaggaggaggagggtcTGCTAACGAATTGAATGGCGATTCTAGTGCTGATATTGCGTTTGACACAACGATAGAGGAGCTTTGCAATAATCTTTGCGAATTGCAGAGTTCTAATCAGTCTCCATCAAGGCACAGCTTTGGATCTTACGGTGATGATGAGTCAAAGATCGACTCTGATCTCCAACACCTCGCTTTAGGAGAGGTGCATGATTTAGATATAAccgaagatgaagaaggagaaggagaaaagGAAGTGGCAAAGCCTGAAGATTTCGATATGGCGAGACCACCAAGTGCTGCTACTAAGTCAACCTCCTCAAAGTTGGATACGGAGAAACAAGTCGGTAAGAAGAATCCGAACAGACCGAGCTCGGGACTTGGTAACGGcgcgaggaagaagaaagcagGAACAGCAAAGTCACAAAACGGAAACGAAGAGCCATCGTCTGAAAACGTGGAGCTGGCGCGTTTCTTACTGAACCAAGCGAGAAACTTGGTTAGTTCCGGCGAAAACATCAACAAAGCTCTCGAGCTAACTCTCCGAGCTGATAAGCTCTTTGAGGCTTCTGCAAACAACGGGAAGCCGTGTTTGGAATGGATCATGTGTTTCCACGTCACAGCAGCGATCCACTGCAGGTTAAAGGAGTACAACGAGGCGATCCCGCTTCTTGAACGTTCCATCGAGATACCAGTTCTCGAAGAAGGCGAAGAGCACGCGCTAGCCAAATTCGCTGGTCTGATGCAGTTAGGCGACACTTACGCGATGGTGGGGCAGCTAGAGAACTCGATCTCCTGTTACACCGAGGGGTTGAAGATCCAGACGAAGGTTTTGGGAGACAACGATCCAAGAGTTGGTGAGACGTGCAGATACTTAGCTGAGGCTCTGGTGCAAGCGTTACGCTTCGACGAGGCTGAGAACGTTTGTCAAACGGCTCTCTCTATACATAGAGAGAACGGCTTACCAGCTTCGCTCGCGGAGGCGGCGGATAGGAGGCTCATGGGACTTATATGCGAGACCAAAGGAGACCACGAGAACGCTTTGGAGCATTTGGTGTTAGCCAGCATGGCCATGGCTGCGAACGGACAAGAGTCCGAGGTTGCTTTTGTTGATTCCAGCATTGGTGACTCCTACTTGTCTTTGTCTCGGTTTGACGAAGCGATCTGTGCTTACCAGAAGTCTCTCACAGCGCTTAAGACAGCGAAGGGAGAGAATCATCCAGCCGTTGGTTCGGTTTACATCCGGTTAGCTGATCTCTATAACCGAACCGGGAAAGTGCGAGAAGCAAAGTCTTACTGTGACAACGCTCTTCGGATATACGAGTCGCATAGCCTAGAGATATCTCCCGAGGAGATTGCTAGCGGTCTTACGGATATCTCCGTGATCTGCGAGTCTATGAACGAGGTGGAACAAGCTGTGACGTTGCTGCAAAAGGCGCTGAAGATATACACCGATTCTCCTGGTCAGAAGATGATGATCGCGGGTATCGAAGCTCAGATGGGAGTGTTGTACTATATGATGGGGAAGTACTTGGAGTCGTACAACACGTTCAAGAGAGCCGTCTCGAAGCTGAGGGCGACGGGGAAGAAACAGTCGACGTTTTTCGGGATCGCGCTTAACCAGATGGGTTTAGCTTGCGTTCAGCTCGACGCGATAGAAGAGGCTGTTGAGTTGTTTGAAGAAGCCAAGTGTATTTTGGAACAAGAGTGTGGTCCTTATCATCCCGAAACGCTTGGATTGTACAACAACCTCGCAGGAGCTTATGATGCTATTGGCAG GCTGGATGATGCAATTGAGCTGCTAGGACATGTGGTTGGGGTTAGAGAGGAAAAGCTAGGGACAGCGAATCCCGGAacagaagaggagaagagaaggtTGGTCCAACTTTTGAAAGAAGCTGGTAAGGTTACAGGAAGGAAAGCTAAATCCCTCCAGACTCTGATTGATTCTGATCTCATGACTTCCTCAGCTCTTCGTTAA
- the LOC106357841 gene encoding adenine phosphoribosyltransferase 1, chloroplastic-like — protein sequence MATKEDVQDPRIPKIASSIRVIPDFPKPGIMFQDITTLLLDTEAFKDTIDIFVERYKGKGISVVAGVEARGFIFGPPIALAIGAKFVPLRKPKKLPGKVISEEYSLEYGTDKIEMHVGAVEPGERAIIIDDLIATGGTLAAAIRLLERVGVTIAECACVIELPVLKGREKLGETPLFILVTSDAA from the exons ATGGCAACTAAAGAAGATGTGCAAGATCCGAGAATCCCAAAGATCGCTTCTTCCATCAGAGTCATCCCCGACTTCCCCAAACCAG GGATCATGTTTCAGGACATAACGACGCTGCTTCTGGACACTGAGGCGTTTAAGGACACCATTGATATTTTTGTTGAAAGATACAAAGGCAAAGGCATCTCTGTTGTTGCGG GTGTTGAAGCTAGAGGTTTCATTTTTGGACCTCCCATTGCGTTGGCTATTGGTGCCAAATTTGTTCCCTTGAGGAAGCCCAAGAAGCTTCCTG GGAAGGTGATCTCGGAGGAGTATTCGTTGGAGTATGGAACAGATAAGATAGAGATGCATGTAGGTGCGGTTGAGCCTGGTGAGCGTGCTATCATCATTGATGACCTCATTGCCACTGGTGGCACCCTCGCTGCTGCTATCCGACTCCTTG AGCGAGTAGGAGTGACGATTGCTGAGTGTGCTTGCGTGATTGAGTTACCTGTGCTCAAGGGAAGGGAGAAGCTAGGAGAGACGCCACTATTTATTCTTGTGACCTCTGATGCTGCTTAA